The window GATTGATCCGAAAGGTTTATTTAACCCCAATAAGGTATTAGGGGGCGGCCTAATTGATACTATCATGGGGACAGCGTCCACTTTTGAACCCCTTATCCGACCTATTGCAAACGCAGCAACTGCACCATTAGGAGATGCAGTTAGGGAGGGCAAGAAAAAAGGAATACCAGGCGATATTGCCTATTACGCCACTGCGTGCTCTCGCTGTGGATATTGTGTATCTACATGCGAACAATTTGCAGGAAGAGGTTGGGAATCCCAATCACCAAGAGGAAAATACCATTATATTCGCGAGGTCATTGCAGGCAGGGAAAAATTCAATCCTGATACAGTTCAAAACTTTTTGCTCTGTACAACCTGTGAAGTCTGTAACACTCGCTGTCAATTGGACATTCCAATCGAGCATAACTGGATGGAGCTGAGGGGAAATCTTATTGATGAGGAAAAACGAATGACCTTCCCTCCTTTCGAAATGATGGCTGCATCACTCCGTGGAGAACGTAATATTTGGGCGGGTAAGAAAGAAAAACGGGCAAACTGGGTCCCTGACGAAATAAAGGCAAAAATAAAAGAGAAAGCCGATGTTTTATATTTTGCCGGCTGTACCGCCTCTTTTGTGAACACTGATGTTGCTGAAGCCACTGTAAGATTATTGGATCAGGCCGGAGTTGATTTTTCCTATATGGGCAGTGATGAAGCTTGCTGCGGGATTCCGATGAAGGTGGCGGGAAAATGGGATGTGTTCGAAGAGATTTTTGAACACAATGTTGCAGAAGCTAAAAAGCGCGGGGCAAAAACGATCGTCACTTCATGTCCGGCCTGTGGTTTAGTTTGGAAAGAGTTATATGCCGAATTAGCTGCTAAAAAAGGTATCGAATATGATTTCGAAGTGAAGCATTATTCTGAGATTGCTGCAGAAGCAATCAAAGATGGAAAACTTAAATTTGACCATGAAGTAAATGAGAGAGTCACCTTCCACGATTCTTGCCATGCTGGTAGAGCGCAAGGAATCTATGAGCCACCAAGAGATCTATTAAAAGCAATTCCAGGAGTCGATTTTGTCGAGATGGAGCATAATCGTGAGGAAGGGCTATGCTGTGGATCGGTCCTTACCTTAATTGGTGAAATGCCCGTCGCACCAAAACTGGGAGGAATAAGGTTGCAAGAGGCTGTCGATGCGAAAGCAAAAACGGTAGTGGCTTTATGCCCTTGCTGCCAAGTTCAGCTTCGGGATTCAAACAGCAAGAATAAGCTAGACTTACAGATAACCGACTTAGCCCGTTTTGTCATGGAAGGGCTCGGCTATCATATCGAAGATAAAACCGATTACTCATTGGAAATGTGGAGTTACTTTGAAAAATTTATCGTTTTAATGAATCCGGAAGTCCTTGCTGATGTTATGGCTTCATTATTGAAACCTATGATGGAAAACATGCCAGCAGGTATGGTGCCAATGATGAAAGCCATGAAGCACACGCCGGGCGGATTGAATATGATGGCTAAAATGATGCCAACCTTAATGCCGAAGCTAGTTCCAGAAATTATGCCAAAGGTGATGCCTGAAATGTTAGCGGAGGTATCACGGAGAGTAGGGCCACTTCCAGATGACATGGAGCAACTGATGCCAGATTTACTTCCTAAGACACTAGATGCATTAATGCCCAACATGCTCCCTCTTATCATTCCGCATATTACACCTAGAATGATTGAGTATATTAAAACAGAGTTATAGTTTAATTGATTTTGACGTTTAAAAAAGATGATGGTCTAGTTAAATTGACCGTCATCTTTTATTGTGCCAACATTTTTAGTTTTTCAAGATCGTTCACAAAGATGGCTCCTCGAGATGTGGAGATTATTTGGTCACTTTCTATATGCTTTAACATTCTACTTACCACTTCACGAGCAGACCCAATATTTTTCGCTATCGTTTCATGTGTAATACATAATGTTTGGCTATCCTCAAGAACTGTTTGTTCTAAGATAAAACTGGCCACCCGCTTAGATAAGCTACCAAAAACGACCTGTTCCATCACCCACATAGCTGATGAGAATCGTGAAGCCATGTGCTCCAACATGTATTCTTTAACATTTATATTATAGTGACTTATTTCTTCAAAAACAATTGATGGAATTAAATAAATGGAGCTGTCTTTTTCAACATCAAGATAGATTTTGAAATTCAAATTATTAAATAAGCACGATGCCGAAAGAATGCAAATATCTTTTGCATTAAGCCTAAAAAGTGAAATTTCTTTTCCGTCAGCAGACATAATAAAGGCTCTAATCCTTCCAGTCTCCACCACAACCAGTCCGTTACAATGATCATTCTGCTCTGAAAGCTGTCCTCCCTTGGACAACACTTGCCGAGTCATTGCCCGCTTTAATTGATCTTGTTCATCAAAATTTAATTGTTCATAAAAAGGAATACACTCTTTAATAAAATTAACCTCTTCTACACCTAACATTTGCTCACGACCCTATTAGAAGTCCAAAAAGATAACACATTTATAGGTAGAATCTTAAAATCCTCTATTACGGAAATTATACCATATTCAATTAACAAATATCCCGATCCGACTCGTTATAGCAAAAAGGCTGACCTTAAAAGTCATTAAAAAATAACTTTTAGAGTCAGTCTCTTTTTCACCCGGCTTTACTTGTTTTTAGATTCAGTTTTCCCTGTACCTTCAGCTAGCTGATCAAAAGACTTGACCTTGCCATGTGGGTTTTGTGATTGTTTTCTTGCTTTCCATTGTTCTGCTTCTGTTCGATTAGATTCAGTCATCTTTTTAATGCCCCTTTTCTAAAGTTAGTCAAAAATAGATTAACCTTACAGACAATTTTCATGCACTATTAGTAAACATTTTGAAAAACCATTGCTTAGGTTCTATTGTCAAGTTTCTTTCGGTGTTGTAATTTTTATATAAAAGAAAAACAAAAAAACATGTTAAAATCTATTTCGATAGCTAATTTGCATTATGATTGGAGAAATATAATTTGGAGACTTTTACCGAGCGAGTGATTTACATTATTCAGCAAATTCCATCAGGAAAAGTAATGACTTACGGGCAAATAGCGAGTTTGGCAGGAAGCCCAAGAGGTGCACGCCAAGTGGTTCGAATTCTCCATTCAATGAGTGAAAAATATCACCTTCCCTGGCATCGAGTCATAAATGCTAAAGGTGAGATTGGACTAAAAGCGGAAGAGTCATTTTTTATCCAAAGGACGTCATTAGAAAGTGAGGGCATCAAGTTCTATGATGAAAACTCCATTAACTTAAATGACTACCAATTTCATCCGATTATTACTGAATATAGATAAGGTACTACTGATTACGGCCAATAGAATTTACCACTTCTACCATTTTTTGCACCAGTATTTGACCAGTAATTTGTCACACTTTGCCAGATTTTTACCAATAAAAGACCCTCTAATTCACTATTTTGTATGGTAGCGGTAGCGCCAGGAAAATGAGGATATAAACTGTATGAAAATTAAAATATAAAAAGCCTAATTTCTCGGTGTTGTAAGTGAGAAATTAGGCTTTAGTTACATCATATAAGTGCACGATAGCTGAATAGTGGTAAATGCAATAGATCTGCAAAAATGCTTTTTGATTTTTTTACTAAGGCGCCCCTTTAAGCATATTTCTTCACAAATGGCTGTTATTTGGTTATGAATACTAGAAAAGAGGCTATCCAACATTCTCCCTTTTAATGATACTCTCTGTCGAATCCCTTTTTTTTATTTTATATCCTATATAAAGAATCAAAAACCATATAGGTGCTACAACTAATGCGATTCGCATGTCCTTAATAAATGCCATTAAGACAATGACAAGTGCTAAAAATGTCAAAGCTAAATAGGTTGAAACTGGGTATAACGGCATTTTAAATGCTAATTTTTTTATTTCATTTTTTGTTTTGGATTGTCTAAACTTTAATTGTGTAATCAGGATAATCGTCCAGCTAGTAATAACCGCAACCGTTGCAACAGAAGAAATATACAGAAACACTTTTTCAGGAATAATATAATTCAAAACTACTGCGACTGATAAAAACATTGAAGAGATTAGGATTCCTCGTCTCGGACTTCCATTCTTGCTAAGCTCTCCGAAATATTTCGGACCGTTATTTTGCAGTGATAAATTGTATAACATTCTTCCTGAAGCGAATACCCCACTATTAAAGGCAGATAAGGCTGCTGTTATGAGAACGAAGTTAATTATATTTGCCGCACCAGGAATTCCAACTTTATCAAAAATTAACACAAATGGACTTCCAATCATGCCTACCTCATTCCAAGGATATATAATCATCATGACTCCTAATGCACCAATATAAAAAATTAATATTCTCCAGATTACATTGTTGATGGCTGTTGGAATTGATTGTTGAGGATTTTTTGCTTCCCCTGCCGTAACTCCAACTAATTCTACCCCGCCAAATGAAAACATTACGAGGACCATTGACATAATAATACCTTTGATTCCATTTGGCATAAATCCTCCATGAGTCCAAAGATTGTCAAAACCGATTGGCTGACCTCCGTTCCCAATTCCGAGGAAAATGATTCCTAAACCAAGGAGAATCATTCCGATTATAGTTACAACTTTAATCAGTGCAAACCAGAATTCAAACTCTCCAAATGCTTTTACATTTGCAAGGTTTATCATTGTAATTACGATAAGTGCAGCCAATGCTGTCAGCCATTGTGGAATTTCCGGAAACCAGTAATTCACATAAACACCAACCACCGTTATTTCTGCCATTCCAACGACAACCCACATAAACCAATAGGTCCAGCCTGATAAATAACCTGCAAACGCCCCTAAATATCGATGTGCATAAGAACTAAATGAACCTGAAACCGGTTCATCCACAGCCATTTCCCCAAGTGCTCTCATAATTGTAAAAATAACTAAGCCTCCGATTAAATAGGAGAACAAAATGGATGGACCAGCCATTTGAATGGTTGCACTTGAACCATAAAACAATCCAACTCCAATTGCACCTCCAAGTGCAATTAACTGGATATGCCTATTGTCTAAACCACGTTGAAGTCTCTTATTTTGATTATCTTTACTCAATCAAAATTCCTCCCTTAAATAATATAAAAAGATAAAAAAAAAACGCCCTTTTGGATTAACCAAAAGGACGATTTAAACACGTGTTACCACCTTTATTTCATAAGCAACTCATATTGCTTACCTTTGTAAGTACAGTCATCTGACGATACTTTAGCACATGATTACGGGTGCTAAGCCGGTGTATCCTACTAAGGAATCCTTTTCAGTACACAGCTCCAAGATGAATTCACAATCATTCAACATGCACCTCTCATCAACCGGTAACTTTCTGTCTGTTTACATGATTGTTACTACTTCTTATCATAGCCTTTGTTCATATACTCTGAAATGCTTTAAACAAACCTTCATTATGCAAATATAATATTAATTGTTTATTATTCTATCGATTAATTAAATTTTGTCAATAAAAAAAAGTTAGCATAGGATTCAAATTTTCTTTTAAAGGAGTTGCTCCACAATCAGGCTCATCTCTTGTTTAAGAAATGCCCCCGATTGCTAATTAGTGGAAATAGCGATATTGCTGCAAAAATGCCCCCGAATTTTTTACTAGTCGAGTAGAAGGGAGCCTTTCTACCTTGCGGTAAATTGGACTCCACCCCCCTCACAGAACCGTGCTTGCGCTATTTACGCACACGGCTCCTCCTAGTTATCATTTACAGAATATAGCTAATCTCTTTCCTTAAATCGTATATATTCAC of the Bacillus sp. 1NLA3E genome contains:
- a CDS encoding DUF6254 family protein → MTESNRTEAEQWKARKQSQNPHGKVKSFDQLAEGTGKTESKNK
- a CDS encoding Crp/Fnr family transcriptional regulator, producing the protein MLGVEEVNFIKECIPFYEQLNFDEQDQLKRAMTRQVLSKGGQLSEQNDHCNGLVVVETGRIRAFIMSADGKEISLFRLNAKDICILSASCLFNNLNFKIYLDVEKDSSIYLIPSIVFEEISHYNINVKEYMLEHMASRFSSAMWVMEQVVFGSLSKRVASFILEQTVLEDSQTLCITHETIAKNIGSAREVVSRMLKHIESDQIISTSRGAIFVNDLEKLKMLAQ
- a CDS encoding amino acid permease, whose translation is MSKDNQNKRLQRGLDNRHIQLIALGGAIGVGLFYGSSATIQMAGPSILFSYLIGGLVIFTIMRALGEMAVDEPVSGSFSSYAHRYLGAFAGYLSGWTYWFMWVVVGMAEITVVGVYVNYWFPEIPQWLTALAALIVITMINLANVKAFGEFEFWFALIKVVTIIGMILLGLGIIFLGIGNGGQPIGFDNLWTHGGFMPNGIKGIIMSMVLVMFSFGGVELVGVTAGEAKNPQQSIPTAINNVIWRILIFYIGALGVMMIIYPWNEVGMIGSPFVLIFDKVGIPGAANIINFVLITAALSAFNSGVFASGRMLYNLSLQNNGPKYFGELSKNGSPRRGILISSMFLSVAVVLNYIIPEKVFLYISSVATVAVITSWTIILITQLKFRQSKTKNEIKKLAFKMPLYPVSTYLALTFLALVIVLMAFIKDMRIALVVAPIWFLILYIGYKIKKRDSTESIIKRENVG
- a CDS encoding MGMT family protein; this translates as METFTERVIYIIQQIPSGKVMTYGQIASLAGSPRGARQVVRILHSMSEKYHLPWHRVINAKGEIGLKAEESFFIQRTSLESEGIKFYDENSINLNDYQFHPIITEYR
- a CDS encoding FAD-binding and (Fe-S)-binding domain-containing protein, with the translated sequence MVAVSEKLEQKLMDIFGNRVRTDRVERKMYSYDVGALPGLVKPFLPVGIPGGVVRPENDEQIVQLVRLADEENVKLVPRGMSTSGFGGVLPEEGAIVIDISGMNRVIAIDKENLQVTVEAGIIWEQLQRQLKKEGLDLILYPSSLPSSTVGGLLAQGGTGFGGYEFGVFKENVLEANVILPDGDIKTFTGSELQLYIADMEGITGIITKITMKVRELEPEVHRLISFRDNQAIGNALSAIYKAELPIWSITFLNPESMRLKKKLPHRHGHPYEEKNRKADPELPETFVLVIAYPASRHEAINKGLSEITNEHGGTELSQEAAEHEWSDRFKPMRFKRIGPSIIPTEVVVPLKNLAAVLTDIDTKIKHSFVLEGMAAKREKVILLGFIPHDERTFAFNMAFALSLSVIEIAKKHGGSAYATGLYFRREAKNVFGHDRYEKVKSYKAEIDPKGLFNPNKVLGGGLIDTIMGTASTFEPLIRPIANAATAPLGDAVREGKKKGIPGDIAYYATACSRCGYCVSTCEQFAGRGWESQSPRGKYHYIREVIAGREKFNPDTVQNFLLCTTCEVCNTRCQLDIPIEHNWMELRGNLIDEEKRMTFPPFEMMAASLRGERNIWAGKKEKRANWVPDEIKAKIKEKADVLYFAGCTASFVNTDVAEATVRLLDQAGVDFSYMGSDEACCGIPMKVAGKWDVFEEIFEHNVAEAKKRGAKTIVTSCPACGLVWKELYAELAAKKGIEYDFEVKHYSEIAAEAIKDGKLKFDHEVNERVTFHDSCHAGRAQGIYEPPRDLLKAIPGVDFVEMEHNREEGLCCGSVLTLIGEMPVAPKLGGIRLQEAVDAKAKTVVALCPCCQVQLRDSNSKNKLDLQITDLARFVMEGLGYHIEDKTDYSLEMWSYFEKFIVLMNPEVLADVMASLLKPMMENMPAGMVPMMKAMKHTPGGLNMMAKMMPTLMPKLVPEIMPKVMPEMLAEVSRRVGPLPDDMEQLMPDLLPKTLDALMPNMLPLIIPHITPRMIEYIKTEL